One segment of Phaeacidiphilus oryzae TH49 DNA contains the following:
- the hutU gene encoding urocanate hydratase, which yields MGRTVRAPRGSKLNTLGWQQEAAYRMLQNNLDPEVAEHPEKLVVYGGTGKAARDWRSFDAMLRTLQTLKQDETMLVQSGRPVGVMQTHEWAPRVLLANSNLVGDWANWEEFRRLEQLGLTMYGQMTAGSWIYIGTQGILQGTYETFAAVAAKKFDDTLAGTITLTAGLGGMGGAQPLAVTMNGGVAICVDCDPRAIDRRIEHRYLDVKANDVKHALQLATEARDARKPLSIGLLGNAAELLPQLLADGAPIDIVTDQTSAHDPLSYLPVGVDFDDMAAYAAEKPEEFTQRARESMARHVEAMVGFQDAGAEVFDYGNSIRGEAKLAGYERAFDFPGFVPAYIRPLFCEGKGPFRWAALSGDAKDIAATDKAILDLFPENESLARWIKMAGERVHFQGLPSRICWLGYGERDKAGERFNEMVADGTISAPLAIGRDHLDCGSVASPYRETEAMLDGSDAIADWPLLNAMVNVASGASWVSIHHGGGVGMGRSIHAGQVSVADGTALAGEKLRRVLTNDPGMGVIRHVDAGYEIADRVADERGVRVPMREGE from the coding sequence ATGGGCCGGACCGTTCGCGCGCCGCGCGGGAGCAAGCTCAACACCCTTGGCTGGCAGCAGGAAGCGGCCTACCGCATGCTGCAGAACAACCTCGACCCCGAGGTCGCCGAGCACCCCGAGAAGCTCGTCGTCTACGGCGGGACCGGCAAGGCCGCCCGCGACTGGCGCTCCTTCGACGCCATGCTGCGGACCCTCCAGACGCTGAAGCAGGACGAGACGATGCTCGTCCAGTCCGGCCGCCCGGTCGGCGTCATGCAGACCCACGAGTGGGCCCCGCGGGTCCTCCTCGCCAACTCCAACCTGGTCGGCGACTGGGCCAACTGGGAGGAGTTCCGCCGCCTGGAGCAGCTCGGCCTCACCATGTACGGCCAGATGACCGCCGGGTCCTGGATCTACATCGGCACCCAGGGCATCCTCCAGGGCACCTACGAGACCTTCGCGGCCGTCGCGGCCAAGAAGTTCGACGACACCCTGGCCGGGACCATCACCCTGACCGCCGGCCTCGGCGGGATGGGCGGCGCCCAGCCGCTCGCCGTCACCATGAACGGCGGCGTGGCGATCTGCGTCGACTGCGACCCGCGGGCCATCGACCGCCGGATCGAGCACCGCTACCTGGACGTCAAGGCCAACGACGTCAAGCACGCGCTGCAGCTGGCCACCGAGGCCAGGGACGCCCGCAAGCCGCTCTCCATCGGCCTGCTGGGCAACGCCGCCGAGCTGCTGCCGCAGCTCCTCGCGGACGGCGCCCCGATCGACATCGTCACCGACCAGACCTCGGCCCACGACCCGCTGTCCTACCTCCCGGTGGGCGTCGACTTCGACGACATGGCCGCCTACGCGGCCGAGAAGCCCGAGGAGTTCACCCAGCGCGCCCGCGAGTCGATGGCCAGGCACGTCGAGGCGATGGTCGGCTTCCAGGACGCCGGCGCCGAGGTCTTCGACTACGGCAACTCGATCCGCGGCGAGGCCAAGCTGGCCGGCTACGAGCGGGCCTTCGACTTCCCCGGCTTCGTCCCGGCGTACATCCGGCCGCTGTTCTGCGAGGGCAAGGGCCCGTTCCGGTGGGCCGCCCTCTCCGGCGACGCCAAGGACATCGCCGCCACCGACAAGGCGATCCTGGACCTCTTCCCGGAGAACGAGTCGCTGGCCCGCTGGATCAAGATGGCCGGCGAGCGGGTGCACTTCCAGGGCCTGCCCTCGCGGATCTGCTGGCTGGGCTACGGCGAGCGGGACAAGGCCGGCGAGCGGTTCAACGAGATGGTCGCCGACGGCACCATCAGCGCCCCGCTGGCCATCGGCCGCGACCACCTGGACTGCGGCTCGGTCGCCTCCCCGTACCGGGAGACCGAGGCGATGCTGGACGGCTCGGACGCGATCGCCGACTGGCCGCTGCTCAACGCCATGGTGAACGTCGCCTCCGGCGCCTCCTGGGTCTCCATCCACCACGGCGGCGGGGTCGGCATGGGCCGCTCCATCCACGCCGGGCAGGTCTCGGTGGCCGACGGCACCGCGCTCGCCGGGGAGAAGCTGCGCCGGGTGCTGACCAACGACCCGGGGATGGGCGTCATCCGGCACGTGGACGCCGGCTACGAGATCGCCGACCGGGTCGCCGACGAGCGCGGGGTCCGCGTCCCCATGCGCGAGGGGGAGTAG
- a CDS encoding SH3 domain-containing protein has protein sequence MSQSPAPSPTAKARVRSVLVTAISAAAVLALPAGAAQAATAHHRHDADDKGRATAGHPSAGHLAAAHHERLTRHHKPGHAGHAVRHDHVVRHGHTLTGATTHTTGRTVHRTLPTHHRPGHETGHETGHESALGHESGRHETGRHETGRHETGHHETGRHHETGRNAEGRPGEAVRHEGPALSLRHGPDADDPVTGLLKAGDRFEVIRDNGVWSLVRDLRTGASGWVRLPHTHSTGEH, from the coding sequence ATGTCGCAGTCCCCCGCGCCGAGCCCCACCGCCAAGGCGCGCGTCCGCTCCGTCCTCGTCACCGCGATCAGCGCGGCCGCCGTCCTGGCCCTCCCGGCGGGCGCGGCGCAGGCCGCGACGGCCCACCACCGCCACGACGCCGACGACAAGGGCCGCGCCACCGCCGGGCACCCGTCCGCCGGGCACCTCGCGGCCGCCCACCACGAGCGGCTGACCAGGCACCACAAGCCCGGCCACGCCGGCCACGCCGTCCGGCACGACCACGTCGTCCGGCACGGCCACACCCTCACCGGCGCCACCACCCACACCACCGGCAGGACCGTCCACCGCACCCTCCCGACCCACCACAGGCCGGGCCACGAGACGGGCCACGAGACCGGCCACGAGTCCGCGTTGGGGCACGAGTCGGGGCGTCACGAGACCGGCCGCCACGAGACGGGGCGTCACGAGACCGGCCATCACGAGACCGGCCGCCACCACGAGACCGGCCGCAACGCCGAAGGCCGCCCGGGCGAGGCGGTCCGCCACGAGGGCCCCGCGCTCTCGCTGCGGCACGGCCCGGACGCCGACGACCCGGTCACCGGCCTGCTGAAGGCCGGCGACAGGTTCGAGGTGATCCGCGACAACGGCGTGTGGTCGCTGGTCCGGGACCTGCGCACCGGCGCCTCCGGCTGGGTCCGCCTGCCGCACACCCACTCCACCGGCGAGCACTGA
- a CDS encoding N,N-dimethylformamidase beta subunit family domain-containing protein, which translates to MPDLPRRSALSALSAVAVLAAGAGAAAFAAGESSAGGDAAGNGWRIGSGGTLPVDDRSAQIKGYASAASVPVGGVLDFHVSTRPARRYRITVHRVDGGGADGGARLLAASPELRGTEHPVPEPHPRTGLIRCDWPVGWRLEVPRGWPSGSYLAAFTAESGHRSYAPFVVRDDGRRAGLLVVLPFATYQAYNQWPLDGRTGRSLYYGYGHDPSGGAAEASGTPVDAAGAAMAYGLRARQVSFDRPYSGIGLPQRADMDFHAVRWLEREGFGADAVYAAGTDLHDGTADLSRYRAVVFTGHDEYWSAPMREAVAAAVDGGTSVAFLGANNVYWHVRFPGAGARTVECWKTDPDPAPGPGGPTRRWRDLGRHSEEAEQRLLGVQYNGIPRTEVPLVVARSRHWFWAGTGVADGHAVPRIVGGEADGLDEAAPRPAAAVEQVLLSASPYRPHGRAEATLTQHTSLYRTGRGALFFVAGTFNWPAGLDRPGYADPRIQRATRNLLRRMTASGRGSD; encoded by the coding sequence GTGCCCGATCTGCCGCGCCGCTCGGCGCTGTCCGCGCTCTCGGCCGTCGCCGTCCTCGCCGCCGGGGCCGGGGCGGCGGCCTTCGCGGCCGGCGAGTCCTCCGCCGGTGGCGACGCGGCGGGGAACGGCTGGCGGATCGGTTCTGGCGGCACTCTGCCGGTGGACGACCGGTCGGCGCAGATCAAGGGGTACGCCTCGGCCGCGAGCGTCCCGGTCGGCGGCGTCCTCGACTTCCACGTCAGCACCCGGCCGGCCCGCCGCTACCGGATCACCGTCCACCGCGTCGACGGCGGCGGCGCCGACGGCGGGGCCCGGTTGCTGGCCGCCAGTCCGGAACTGCGCGGTACCGAGCATCCGGTGCCCGAGCCCCACCCGCGGACCGGGCTGATCCGCTGCGACTGGCCGGTCGGCTGGCGGCTGGAGGTCCCGCGGGGATGGCCGTCCGGCTCGTATCTGGCGGCCTTCACCGCCGAGAGCGGGCACCGGAGCTACGCCCCCTTCGTGGTGCGGGACGACGGCCGCCGGGCGGGCCTGCTGGTGGTCCTGCCGTTCGCCACCTACCAGGCGTACAACCAGTGGCCGCTGGACGGGCGGACCGGCAGGAGCCTCTACTACGGCTACGGCCACGACCCCTCCGGCGGGGCGGCCGAGGCCTCCGGCACCCCGGTGGACGCGGCGGGAGCGGCCATGGCCTACGGGCTGAGGGCGCGTCAGGTCTCCTTCGACCGGCCGTACTCCGGGATCGGTCTTCCACAGCGCGCCGACATGGACTTCCACGCTGTGCGGTGGCTGGAACGGGAGGGCTTCGGGGCGGACGCGGTGTACGCGGCGGGAACCGACCTCCACGACGGGACGGCGGACCTCTCGCGCTACCGGGCGGTGGTCTTCACCGGACACGACGAGTACTGGTCGGCCCCGATGCGGGAGGCGGTCGCCGCGGCGGTGGACGGGGGGACCAGCGTCGCCTTCCTCGGCGCCAACAACGTGTACTGGCACGTCCGCTTCCCCGGGGCCGGGGCGCGGACCGTGGAGTGCTGGAAGACCGATCCCGACCCCGCGCCCGGCCCCGGCGGTCCCACCCGCCGCTGGCGGGACCTCGGCCGGCACTCCGAGGAGGCCGAGCAGCGGCTGCTCGGCGTGCAGTACAACGGCATCCCGCGGACCGAGGTGCCGCTGGTGGTGGCCCGGTCGCGGCACTGGTTCTGGGCGGGCACCGGGGTGGCGGACGGCCATGCCGTCCCGCGGATCGTCGGCGGTGAGGCGGACGGGCTGGACGAGGCGGCGCCGCGCCCGGCGGCCGCCGTCGAGCAGGTGCTCCTCTCGGCCTCCCCGTACCGGCCGCACGGCCGTGCGGAGGCGACTCTGACCCAGCACACCAGCCTCTACCGGACCGGGCGCGGGGCGCTGTTCTTCGTCGCGGGCACGTTCAACTGGCCCGCCGGGCTGGACCGCCCGGGCTACGCCGATCCCCGCATCCAGCGCGCCACCCGCAATCTGCTGCGGCGGATGACGGCGAGCGGCCGAGGCAGCGACTGA
- a CDS encoding allantoate amidohydrolase has protein sequence MTVRQTDGAFADAHRRMWRELLPVGRYQGSGGYRRYAWTAADAECRAWFQEQAAARGLAYEVDRNGNQWAWWGDRQGTDAVVTGSHLDSVPDGGAFDGPLGVVSSFAAVDALRERGAAPRRPLAIVNFGDEEGARFGVACVGSRLAAGVLTPDQAAELRDAQGVRLPDAMERAGQDPSAIGADHERLARIGAFVELHVEQGRCLADTPHPVGVASAIWPHGRWRFDFAGEANHAGTTRLEDRRDPMLTYANTVLAARKKARLAGALATFGKVAVEPNGVNAIPSMVRGWLDSRAADEATLDALVAEIEKAAGERAERDGVGLAVTRESYTPVVDFDLGLRDRVGSILKESTGIGVPVLPTGAGHDAGILSSAVPTAMLFVRNPTGVSHSPSEFAEEEDCVAGTAALAEVLESLACR, from the coding sequence ATGACGGTTCGTCAGACGGACGGCGCCTTCGCCGACGCCCACCGGCGGATGTGGCGGGAGCTGCTGCCCGTCGGCCGGTACCAGGGCAGCGGCGGCTACCGCCGGTACGCCTGGACCGCCGCCGACGCCGAGTGCCGCGCCTGGTTCCAGGAGCAGGCCGCCGCCCGCGGACTGGCCTACGAGGTGGACCGGAACGGCAACCAGTGGGCCTGGTGGGGCGACCGCCAGGGGACGGACGCCGTGGTCACCGGCTCCCACCTGGACTCCGTCCCGGACGGCGGGGCCTTCGACGGACCGCTCGGCGTGGTGTCCTCCTTCGCCGCCGTGGACGCCCTGCGGGAGCGCGGGGCGGCCCCGCGCCGCCCGCTGGCGATCGTCAACTTCGGGGACGAGGAGGGCGCCCGCTTCGGCGTGGCCTGCGTCGGCTCCCGGCTCGCGGCGGGCGTCCTGACGCCCGATCAGGCCGCCGAGCTGCGGGACGCGCAGGGGGTGCGGCTGCCGGACGCGATGGAGCGGGCCGGGCAGGACCCGTCCGCGATCGGGGCCGACCACGAGCGGCTGGCCCGGATCGGCGCCTTCGTCGAGCTCCACGTCGAGCAGGGCCGGTGTCTCGCCGACACCCCGCACCCCGTCGGCGTCGCCTCGGCGATCTGGCCGCACGGGCGCTGGCGGTTCGACTTCGCCGGAGAGGCCAACCACGCGGGCACCACCCGCCTGGAGGACCGCCGGGACCCGATGCTGACCTACGCCAACACCGTGCTGGCCGCCCGCAAGAAGGCCCGGCTGGCCGGCGCCCTGGCCACCTTCGGCAAGGTGGCCGTGGAGCCCAACGGGGTCAACGCGATCCCGTCCATGGTGCGCGGCTGGCTGGACTCCCGGGCCGCCGACGAGGCCACCCTGGACGCCCTGGTCGCCGAGATCGAGAAGGCGGCCGGCGAGCGGGCCGAGCGGGACGGGGTCGGGCTGGCCGTCACCCGGGAGTCGTACACCCCGGTGGTCGACTTCGATCTGGGGCTGCGCGACCGGGTGGGCTCGATCCTCAAGGAGAGCACGGGAATCGGCGTCCCGGTGCTGCCGACGGGTGCGGGACACGACGCGGGAATCCTCTCCTCGGCCGTGCCGACCGCCATGCTGTTCGTACGCAACCCCACGGGGGTCTCGCACTCACCGAGCGAGTTCGCCGAGGAGGAGGACTGCGTGGCAGGAACCGCCGCACTCGCCGAGGTACTGGAGTCGCTCGCATGCCGGTGA
- a CDS encoding MurR/RpiR family transcriptional regulator — protein MSVPSAPQEGAASGAAPGVVEAGPSTRLLRLFEGHRLTPTQRRIAHALVTNAAETPFLSSVEVAELAGVSQPSVTRFAVALGFDGYPALRRRLRELGLAEGAEAAAAGSRETPGEAARNEHQQAVLSELANLERLAEVLADPEPVQRAARAMAASRPLPVVGLRAASAQAAGFSYFARKVHPDVRLLDEGGSMLAERLDRAVDAGASTLLCFALPRYPRELVEVLEQARDRKLFVVTVADSAFAPVARLSDLLLPAAVGSQLVFDTACAPMMLGRVLLQAMCDELPDAEARLEQFERTAASRGLFLD, from the coding sequence ATGAGTGTGCCCAGTGCGCCACAGGAGGGTGCCGCGTCGGGTGCCGCGCCGGGTGTGGTCGAGGCGGGGCCGTCCACCCGGCTGCTGCGCCTCTTCGAGGGGCACCGGCTGACGCCCACCCAGCGCCGGATCGCCCACGCCCTGGTGACCAACGCCGCGGAGACCCCCTTCCTGTCCAGCGTCGAGGTGGCCGAGCTGGCCGGGGTCAGCCAGCCGTCGGTGACCAGGTTCGCCGTGGCGCTCGGCTTCGACGGCTACCCGGCGCTCCGCAGGCGGCTGCGCGAGCTGGGGCTGGCGGAGGGCGCGGAGGCCGCCGCGGCCGGTTCCCGGGAGACGCCGGGCGAGGCCGCGCGGAACGAGCACCAGCAGGCGGTCCTCTCCGAGCTGGCCAATCTGGAGCGGCTGGCGGAGGTGCTCGCCGACCCGGAGCCGGTGCAGCGGGCGGCCCGGGCGATGGCCGCGTCCCGGCCGCTGCCGGTGGTCGGGCTGCGCGCGGCCTCCGCGCAGGCGGCCGGCTTCAGCTACTTCGCCAGGAAGGTGCACCCGGACGTCCGGCTCCTCGACGAGGGCGGCAGCATGCTGGCCGAACGGCTCGACCGGGCCGTGGACGCCGGGGCGAGCACCCTCCTCTGCTTCGCGCTGCCGCGCTATCCGCGGGAGCTGGTGGAGGTGCTGGAGCAGGCGCGGGACCGGAAGCTCTTCGTGGTGACGGTGGCGGACAGCGCGTTCGCGCCGGTCGCCCGGCTCTCCGATCTGCTGCTGCCGGCGGCGGTGGGCAGCCAGCTGGTCTTCGACACGGCGTGCGCGCCGATGATGCTGGGCCGGGTGCTGCTGCAGGCGATGTGCGACGAACTGCCGGACGCCGAGGCCAGGTTGGAGCAGTTCGAGCGGACGGCGGCGTCGCGCGGGCTGTTCCTGGACTGA
- a CDS encoding NEW3 domain-containing protein: protein MPRHPRKLRLGALAATAVAALAAAALAGAPTAAASTATAATTTAASRTTAGSYNGLALTPPMGFNDWAKYGCNINADLFTKTGDALVAKGLAKLGYDYVNVDDCWMQKTRDAAGHLQVDTTRFPDGMKAVGDHLHAEGLKFGIYEDAGTNTCQGAAGSYGHFDTDAADYAKWGVDYLKLDYCYQPLSDYPGKTPAQVAQIVYTQASQALLKTGRPMVFSESAPAYYYDGQDFWDIMKWIGQEGNLWRVGDDIADNWSSVLTNYTQTSTPGLARYAGPGHWNDADMLETGNPGLTLTEQQSQFTLWSELASPLLLSTDVGALSGAPLAIVSNKDVIAVDQDPLGRQGTVVQSSPAGSATPYDVLSKPLANGDRSVVLFNKADIAQTVSTTAATAGLPGGGDYTLKNLVTKARTRTTGTIAATVPPHGTVIYRVSRGGGTAAPATVVGLGQRDFPGGKAVTVPVSLTDDGPSPLKGAALSLSAPTGWTVTPSRARIGDVLPGHSATAEFTVTAPTPPEGRSTSTLTATAAYTAAGERLGSAGEETVSYDLPYTSLAHAFDDVGVSDESDTAPGNFDGDGDSYSAQALAAAGVTPGATLSANGYTFTWPSAAAGAPDNVAGGSPTIELSGSGSRLAFLGAEAGFTSDTVTVHYTDGSSSTGTLGFPNWCCGATDSYGAKTAFTTDHRNTPTGPANYGVSYRLYTNAIPLTAGKQVASVTLPSSSAIHVFAMAVQP, encoded by the coding sequence ATGCCCAGACACCCCCGGAAGCTCCGCCTCGGCGCGCTCGCCGCCACCGCGGTCGCCGCTCTCGCCGCCGCCGCGCTGGCCGGCGCCCCCACCGCCGCGGCGAGCACCGCCACCGCCGCCACCACCACCGCCGCGAGCAGGACGACCGCCGGCTCCTACAACGGCCTGGCCCTCACCCCGCCCATGGGCTTCAACGACTGGGCGAAGTACGGCTGCAACATCAATGCCGACCTCTTCACGAAGACCGGCGACGCCCTCGTCGCCAAGGGCCTGGCCAAGCTCGGCTACGACTACGTCAACGTCGACGACTGCTGGATGCAGAAGACCCGGGACGCCGCCGGCCACCTCCAGGTGGACACCACCCGCTTCCCGGACGGCATGAAGGCCGTCGGCGACCACCTCCACGCCGAGGGCCTGAAGTTCGGCATCTACGAGGACGCCGGCACCAACACCTGCCAGGGCGCCGCCGGCTCCTACGGCCACTTCGACACCGACGCCGCCGACTACGCGAAGTGGGGGGTGGACTACCTCAAGCTGGACTACTGCTACCAGCCGCTCTCCGACTACCCCGGCAAGACCCCGGCCCAGGTCGCCCAGATCGTCTACACCCAGGCCAGCCAGGCCCTGCTGAAGACCGGCCGCCCGATGGTCTTCTCCGAGTCCGCCCCGGCCTACTACTACGACGGCCAGGACTTCTGGGACATCATGAAGTGGATCGGCCAGGAGGGGAACCTCTGGCGGGTCGGCGACGACATCGCCGACAACTGGTCGAGCGTGCTGACCAACTACACGCAGACCTCCACCCCCGGCCTCGCCCGGTACGCCGGCCCCGGCCACTGGAACGACGCCGACATGCTGGAGACCGGGAACCCCGGGCTCACCCTGACCGAGCAGCAGTCCCAGTTCACCCTCTGGTCCGAGCTAGCCTCCCCGCTCCTCCTCTCCACGGACGTCGGCGCCCTCTCCGGCGCCCCGCTGGCGATCGTCTCCAACAAGGACGTCATCGCCGTCGACCAGGACCCGCTGGGCAGGCAGGGCACCGTCGTGCAGTCCTCCCCGGCCGGCTCCGCCACCCCGTACGACGTCCTCAGCAAGCCGCTGGCGAACGGCGACCGGTCCGTCGTCCTCTTCAACAAGGCCGACATCGCGCAGACCGTCTCCACCACCGCCGCCACGGCCGGCCTCCCCGGGGGCGGCGACTACACCCTGAAGAACCTCGTGACCAAGGCCCGCACCCGGACCACCGGCACCATCGCGGCCACCGTCCCCCCGCACGGCACGGTGATCTACCGGGTCTCCCGGGGCGGCGGCACCGCCGCGCCCGCGACCGTGGTCGGCCTGGGCCAGCGGGACTTCCCCGGCGGCAAGGCCGTGACGGTGCCGGTGTCCCTCACCGATGACGGGCCGTCACCGCTGAAGGGGGCCGCGCTCTCCCTCTCCGCCCCCACGGGCTGGACGGTCACCCCGTCCCGGGCCCGGATCGGCGACGTCCTGCCCGGCCACTCGGCCACCGCCGAGTTCACCGTCACCGCGCCCACCCCGCCCGAGGGGAGGTCCACCAGCACCCTCACCGCCACCGCGGCGTACACCGCGGCCGGCGAGCGGCTCGGCTCCGCCGGCGAGGAGACGGTGAGCTACGACCTCCCGTACACCAGCCTGGCCCACGCCTTCGACGACGTCGGCGTCAGCGACGAGAGCGACACCGCCCCGGGGAACTTCGACGGCGACGGCGACAGCTACTCCGCCCAGGCGCTGGCCGCGGCCGGCGTCACCCCGGGCGCGACCCTCAGCGCCAACGGCTACACCTTCACCTGGCCGAGCGCGGCGGCCGGCGCCCCGGACAACGTCGCGGGCGGCTCGCCGACCATCGAACTCAGCGGCAGCGGAAGCCGGTTGGCCTTCCTCGGCGCGGAGGCCGGCTTCACCTCCGACACCGTCACCGTCCACTACACCGACGGCAGCAGCTCCACCGGCACCCTGGGCTTCCCCAACTGGTGCTGCGGGGCGACCGACAGCTACGGGGCGAAGACGGCCTTCACCACCGACCACCGGAACACCCCCACCGGTCCGGCCAACTACGGGGTCTCGTACCGCCTCTACACCAACGCGATCCCGCTGACCGCGGGGAAGCAGGTGGCGAGCGTGACGCTGCCCTCGTCCAGCGCGATCCACGTCTTCGCGATGGCCGTCCAACCGTAG
- a CDS encoding adenylate/guanylate cyclase domain-containing protein, which produces MRTGPPGESGERAAGPAGRDEPGEPEDGESEDDEPPQDQVAARLEQLILDSERKYTPFQTARAAGVPMELATRFWRAMGFADIGQSKAFTDADVIALRRLAGLVEAGLLSESMAVQVARSTGQTTARLAEWQIDSVLENLTDAAEPGLSRADIAYPLVELLLPELEQFLVYVWRRQLAAVTGRVVNASDDDEMQSGRLAVGFADLVGFTRLSRRLEEEELGELVESFETTCADVVAGLGGRLVKTLGDEVLFVSEDAATAADVALSLVETLSKDDAMPALRVGMAFGTVTTRMGDVFGTTVNLASRLTSIAPKDAVLVAEEFATALRREGAAPPLDSPEQAEAHGGPPPGAVDALSAVASVGVSAEERASAAESDAPAPGPYPYQLQPMWRRPVRGLGLVEPWLLTRRG; this is translated from the coding sequence GTGCGGACCGGGCCTCCCGGAGAGAGCGGGGAGCGCGCGGCGGGCCCCGCGGGCCGCGATGAGCCCGGCGAGCCGGAGGACGGTGAGTCCGAGGACGACGAGCCGCCCCAGGACCAGGTCGCCGCACGGCTCGAACAGCTGATCCTCGACTCCGAGCGGAAGTACACCCCGTTCCAGACCGCCCGCGCGGCCGGCGTCCCGATGGAGCTGGCCACCAGGTTCTGGCGGGCGATGGGCTTCGCCGACATCGGCCAGTCCAAGGCCTTCACCGACGCCGACGTGATCGCCCTCCGGCGGCTGGCCGGTCTGGTCGAGGCGGGCCTGCTGAGCGAGTCGATGGCGGTCCAGGTCGCCCGCTCCACCGGGCAGACCACCGCGCGGCTCGCCGAATGGCAGATCGACTCGGTGCTGGAGAACCTCACCGACGCCGCCGAGCCCGGCCTCTCCCGCGCGGACATCGCGTACCCCCTGGTCGAGCTGCTGCTGCCGGAGCTGGAGCAGTTCCTGGTCTACGTCTGGCGGCGGCAGCTGGCGGCGGTGACCGGCCGGGTGGTCAACGCCTCGGACGACGACGAGATGCAGAGCGGCCGGCTGGCGGTCGGCTTCGCCGACCTCGTCGGCTTCACCCGGCTCTCCCGGCGGCTGGAGGAGGAGGAGCTCGGCGAGCTGGTCGAGTCCTTCGAGACCACCTGCGCGGACGTGGTCGCCGGGCTCGGCGGCCGGCTGGTCAAGACCCTCGGCGACGAGGTGCTGTTCGTCTCCGAGGACGCGGCCACGGCGGCCGACGTCGCGCTCTCCCTGGTGGAGACGCTCAGCAAGGATGACGCGATGCCGGCGCTGCGGGTCGGGATGGCCTTCGGCACCGTCACCACCCGGATGGGCGACGTCTTCGGCACCACCGTCAACCTGGCCAGCCGGCTGACCTCGATCGCCCCCAAGGACGCCGTGCTGGTCGCCGAGGAGTTCGCGACGGCCCTGCGGCGCGAGGGCGCGGCGCCGCCGCTGGACTCGCCGGAGCAGGCGGAGGCGCACGGCGGGCCGCCGCCCGGGGCGGTGGACGCACTGTCGGCGGTGGCCTCGGTCGGCGTCTCCGCGGAGGAGCGGGCCTCGGCGGCGGAGTCGGACGCGCCGGCCCCCGGCCCGTACCCCTACCAGCTGCAGCCGATGTGGCGGCGCCCGGTGCGGGGGCTGGGCCTGGTCGAGCCCTGGCTGCTGACCCGCCGGGGCTGA
- the fdhD gene encoding formate dehydrogenase accessory sulfurtransferase FdhD yields MGRVTARRRVVRLADERRVIRPDTLAAEEPLEIRLGGEALTITMRTPGQDFDLVAGFLVAEGLVAEADELSALRYCAGTDEDGANTYNVIDAVLGGAARAARPLSAHRNLLMSSACGICGRDTIDSVRTHSRWDLTEDRTELSADTLFELPDRLRAAQKVFDSTGGLHAAGLFTADGELRCLREDVGRHNAVDKVVGWALREGLLPLRGHVLMVSGRASFELTQKAALAGIPFLAAVSAPSSLAVDLADELGLTLIGFLRGRSANLYTHADRVPAEAPASAATG; encoded by the coding sequence ATGGGTCGAGTCACCGCGCGCCGACGGGTCGTCAGGCTTGCCGACGAACGCCGCGTCATCCGTCCGGACACCCTCGCCGCCGAGGAACCGCTGGAGATCCGGCTGGGCGGCGAGGCGCTCACCATCACCATGCGCACGCCCGGCCAGGACTTCGACCTGGTCGCCGGCTTCCTGGTGGCGGAGGGCCTGGTCGCCGAGGCCGACGAGCTCTCCGCGCTGCGCTACTGCGCGGGGACGGACGAGGACGGCGCCAACACCTACAACGTGATCGACGCGGTGCTGGGCGGGGCGGCCCGCGCCGCGCGGCCGCTCTCCGCCCACCGCAACCTGCTGATGTCCAGCGCCTGCGGGATCTGCGGGCGGGACACCATCGACTCGGTGCGCACCCACTCCCGCTGGGACCTCACGGAGGACCGCACCGAGCTCTCCGCCGACACCCTCTTCGAACTCCCCGACCGGCTGCGCGCGGCGCAGAAGGTCTTCGACTCGACGGGCGGGCTGCACGCGGCGGGGCTCTTCACCGCCGACGGCGAGCTGCGCTGCCTCCGCGAGGACGTCGGGCGGCACAACGCCGTCGACAAGGTGGTCGGCTGGGCGCTGCGGGAGGGGCTGCTGCCGCTGCGCGGGCATGTGCTGATGGTCAGCGGGCGGGCGTCCTTCGAGCTGACGCAGAAGGCGGCGCTGGCCGGCATCCCGTTCCTCGCGGCGGTCTCCGCGCCGTCCTCCCTCGCCGTCGACCTCGCCGACGAACTGGGCCTCACCCTGATCGGCTTCCTGCGCGGCCGCTCAGCGAACCTCTACACCCACGCGGACCGCGTCCCGGCGGAGGCCCCGGCCTCGGCGGCGACCGGCTGA